One Oryzias latipes chromosome 21, ASM223467v1 genomic window, gtgggcgtggttagcaaacaaactttgttgctaaggacgtccaaaggtttactttttccgatttgtctgaaactgacgtcaatctgttcgtcatccccaggcgacccaaacataaaatggttgctatggagataaaatcaatagaaaagccgccattttgaaaaaaggtggattttctgtcaacttagaacatgtagcttttaccaatatgatactcttaaacaatgtggttttttgagtcagttgatgatgctgatgctagcacttttaaccattttagcatcatcttcaaattttcaacagtacatccatttttatcaacaatttcagctttcatgcttaactccttctacaatgtttgacctattttagacattctacttttacaatgttcagctttttcatcatatttctgctttcattcagcaatacagcattcaaccctgcattttcttctggaaatgcagctccttctagtttattatagtatcttccgccgttttttggcgtttaactccttctacaatttttaaccgattttaaccattcaacttttaaaatgttcagctctttcatcttatttctgctatgacttttggtttttcaaatccttcaactttttaagatattccagtttttccgggaatttttgctccattgaaatacatggagaatttttcgttcagaacttcacagttaaactccttctacaatttttcacctattttaaccattcgactatgaaaatgttcagctctttcatcttattctagctatgacattttggtccttcaaatccttgaacttttccatttattcccggatattcctggattttccaatgtttttgctccattggccacacctttgcttctttaaacaattgtaactttaacattcttttggctagagacaccgttcaaatattgaaatgttcacaaggttttggacttcaacataaggttcaaaattattatgggatggcaacaccacctacagtttggcggccattttgtgccaaaatgtgaggcaattttaaacttcttcaaactttcacctatttttaccattctactattacaatgttcaaccctttcatcttattcctttcagctatgacattttggtccttcaaatctttgaacttttccagatattcccggatattcccagattttccaatctttttgctccattggccacacctttgcttctttaaacaattgtaactttaacattcttttggctagagacaccgttcaaatattgaaatgttcacaaggttttggacttcaacataaggttcaaaattattatgggatggcaacaccacctacagtttggcggccattttgtgccaaaatgtgaggcaattttaaacttcttcaaactttcacctatttttaccattctactattacaatgttcaaccttttcagcttattcctttcagctatgacttttggtccttcaaatccttgaacttttccagatattcccggatattcccagattttccaatgtttttgctccattggccacacctttgcttctttaaacaattgtaactttaacattcttttggctagagacaccgttcaaatattgaaatgttcacaaggttttggacttcaacataaagttcaaaattattatgggatggcaacaccacctacagtttgtcggccattttgtgccaaaatgtgaggcaattttaaacttcttcaaactttcacgtattttaatccttctactattacaatgttcaaccctttcagcttattcctttcagctacgacttttagtctttcaaatctttgaacttttcaagatattccaagattttccaggattttccaagatttttgcttcatttaaatacatggagaatccttgaaaacctttgttgctttcaagcattataacttttaaaagctttcagctagaggcaccgttcaaacattgaaatgctcacaaggctttggacttcaacatacgttttgaaattattatgggatggcaacacaacctactgtttggttggcattttttgacaaaatctgaagcaaatgttgcaataaacttcatccatggctggaactgaacatattgaaattcactggatctggacatataaggaatgtgggcgtggttagcaaacaaactttgttgctaaggacgtccaaaggtttactttttccgatttgtctgaaaccgacgttgatttgttcctcatctccaggcgacccaaacataaaatggttgctatggagataaaatcaatagaaaagccgccattttcaaaagagtggattttctatcaacttagaacatgtaggttttaccaatatgatactctcaaacaatgtgttttttggattcagttgatgatgctgattccaatgctagcacttttagccattttagcaacttcttcaaattttcaacacttcagccattttttcaaaaatttcagctttaatgcttaactccttctacaaactttgacctatttcagccattctactattacaatgttcaactttttcatcttattcctgctaggacttttgcacatttaacttttcaaggttttcccagtacagttaagccatttcttcagctaattcagctttcattcagcagtacagcattcaaccctgcattttcttctggaaatgcagctccttctagtttcttttttagtttttatttccttctgtGATTGTTCTTAATAATTAAGACTTTCCTAAGGTtataacattattattatttattcagcACTGCATTGTACTTTGTATTTGCATAAATGCtgcattttggtgtttttgttgtctgcaattgtacagtaaaagaaaatcagatctgatttctggtttattttttacttttatatgtgtgtgtgtgtgtggggtgtgtgtgtgtgtgtgtgtgtgtgtgtgtgtgtgtgtgtgtgtgtatttgcaaTCATGTTCTTATTGCATACCTGAATGTGAATTTTTGTAAAACggcataatgtgcaataaagtttatttaaagaaaaatctgatcCTGGTTTCAAATCCAGAAAacggattaaaataaaataaatacttctTAAATACTACAATCAATGTCAATCTACAATACTTCATTACAAATCAcaacaaaattataaataataaaactttcAAGTTCTTGgatattaaaaatgttgttttttttaagttttaaaactaAACCTAAACTAAGGAATCTGAAATGAAAGTCAGTTCAgaagaaaaaggtaaaattatgacctatatatatatatatatatatatgtatataaccagtttaaaataaagttgtattttttcaaaagattttttaattgCGATTTGTTGTTTGTAAAGAATCATTTTTCAAGGCTGAATGTTGATGTTGACTGATTATTTTCTTTagaattcaactttattttttttaaatacaaactaATAACATTCTTAAAACATAAATTTGAAACTTCGTAGATGTATAATGATATTTTTGTTGATtataaacagaaacatttcagatttAATTAATCTATCCATGCATTTTTCACACCCGTccatcccttttggggtcaaagcgttgctggagcctatcccagccaatGTGAACGTACACCCAGTTTACAGAAATCAGTTAAACCATGAAGCATATGTTGGAATGTTGGAGGAAATGCGAGTGCTGCAGATAAAACCTGTGCATGCATGATtagaaacatgcaaactccactcagACAGATCACAGCTGGGCCTTCGTCTGAGGCAATAGTGCTAACAACACAATTGTGTTGCCCCTCAGCTTAATATTCTAGAAATCTGCAGAAAAACGCTCAgaacttaaaataaaaccctcagttgtttttgtttcaccttATATTACAGttacaaaaaataacattttaaaataaagtaaaataaagaaaatctagtttcatgttttaaaccacatcttgcttaaaaaaactaaactctATATTAAGTTGAGCTGACTCTCTTATTTTTATGACCTGATTACAGTaaattgtttttacaaagtGACAGCACATAATTAGTCATCTCTATCTaaatttaattataatttaaaaaacaagtttaaacatTCCCAATGATTAAAAACTGaagtgatctaaaaaaaaaaaagttatcgcctTTAATTAAAAAGTATCTGTTTAATGCAATAATCAAGCGTATAATAATGTGGAAAGACGAAAGAATAGAAtgcattttattgaaaaaattaaCACAACAATATAAACAAGTTACATGTGCCCTAGTCTCACATCTCACTTATCCAGGAGATAACTTTTTGGTTGACCTCATCCATGATGGATTCCTCAGACCGTCCTCTGACAGCCAGTCCATGGCTGCCTCCCTGCAGCCAGAACACCTCAGTGGGAGCTtccatgtccttcatcatcttGTTGAAAAGGTCCTGAGAACAGATAACATTAAAACCGGTGccgcacaaaagaaaaaaaagagagcttaATGACAACAAGCAAAGAAGCCGTTTGCACCAGAAAAGCGTGGATTATTCAGGAGAAAAGGTGGCATCCTGccagtggcgcctccagaaatttttcatgggggtggccggtagggggccacattaaatcttggggtggcacacaaaaaccatgagctaaattttttaaattcattctactaaacgtagtaaaacaacctttagaaaatCAACAGATAGTTAAATGcctactgatttttttctaaaacattaacTTATAGTTGATACTACTGTAAATTCTAGTAGATATCATAgggccagtgtttttcaaccatttttgagccacaacacactttaaccttgaaagAAATCCTGCGGCAAACCagcaaaaaaagatgtaaaaaaaaatttagaaaaaaaggagaaactcatagtctgtattgatctacagtccctctgcaatctcacatgcatttttgtgataattgtggcagaaaaagctgatgtaataaaagttaagtgaaaagattcaaaaactgtttgatgtgtgttcgttgttgttacaagacgttaagaggagagactcattgtgcgctgagacgctgtcactttaacccaatgcatcatgggagatgtaaacAGCCGCCAAACGCAAAaatagcgtctctgagcttcattgttttgttcacttttttcacggtctgataccagattctgtggaaagctacaccgctaaagacgagctttatcTGGTACTTTTCTTGGAACTGAGCggctttatgagcagaatcagaacaaggatgtgaagactttaaccacttctgattggtcagactgatgacatgtgattaagcctcctagaatgattggtggagacagtaaaaggggcgggacctttcagaaaacagttaaaactgcagctaaatcgGGGTACCcccattcttatcaaaatgtttttaatagaatcaaataaacacaaagaaaaaagtatttacgatctttcatattcctaatttcaaagtgttttatcaggggctgtttggatgaacacagagctgatatcctggagatggaaaatgttttagaccAGTTAATGacggtaatttcccacggcacactggtgcgctgcggcacactggttgaaaaacactgcattaattctaacttcaccagttggtccaggaacaggtggaaGACTTTTtgctgagttctgccttgtttctctgagcaatgatgctgactgtccctcaTCAGATGCCGTCTCcctcattctcttctgtcattcatgctggCTGTGGATCATGCTGCTCTTTCTCATCTTCCTTCTCCTCACTactcctctgttgctcccctaccatctctttcgctccttctgctgtacttttcttcttaaaataagaatatatgttgaatttctcttcattctctgaaaattgaCTTACACAAGCATCAACTATGACTATAGGTAACTATATGTagaaacaggacaaaaacccATCAAAATGTTGTggtaacacaacaaccagtGCTTAAATAGTGCCATAAAATGAGAGGCGCGTGTGACAGGGCCattcttttttacatattaataaaaagtagTGGCACATCCACCACCGCTGATGATGTGGTGTATTTGCACCAAGTATTTGCGCAAAATACAGATCAGGTGACCTAAAGTACAGTAAAGAGATTGTTAAAAGACACcactgaaaatatttaacaggcatgaaaagaaatgtagtgttttgggaggtgtgatggtgtgcgCGTGTGAGTGCGTGCGtgcgcacgtgtgtgtgcgtgcgtgcgtgcgtgcgtgcagaAACTGGTGCTCGCGCGATCcaggaagagaggggggagagcgcgtgtgagtgtgtggagcgcatacacacgcggtcagtcgccgttttggacttaaggaaaaagtcataaagaaagttcatctttaggaactgagactggttcttttgtctAACCGGCCCGGAGGCTCTGGGGGTTCGAACGCGGAAGTGAACCCCACGTCTTATACATCTTCTGCGTCCCACGGCTCGTCTTTAGATGTCTGCGcactcaaaggcagcagggaggggagggggtgagggccggtttaggtgatcagagcgacttgcccgcttgctggctgtgcatttgggatgaaatgcACAACTGGTCCTACCACAGCTTATAGTGGCTAGTGGGGTGGGGTGGCCACTGGGGTGGCCAGGTGTCGGAGAGGGGTGGCCGTGGCCACCCctggccaccccctggtggcgccACTGCATCCTGCAGGAATGAGCATCAAACTTTTGCACGAGTTTGCTCACCCTGTCACACATGTCGTCCTCCGTCCCAGACACAAACAGCACCGGGATGCTTGCGGGGAGCATGCGCAGATCTTCACTCCTCTGCAGGTGGGCGTGGCTCTGCGCTGGAGGATGCAGGGGGAAGCTCAGGCAGATGAGGCCCTGCGGAGCATCATCTCCGTCCTGGCTCAGCTGCCTGGCCAGCGCCGCAGCCGCCCGGCCGCCCATCGACCTACCTGTGGGAGGACATCGTTACCtgtgaataaaaatacaattggAAACGCGACACAAGCCGGAAGAATCTGTAGGTTACCTCCTAGATATATGGATTTTACTGCAAACTTCCCCTGTGATTTCAAGTAATTctaaagagggaaaaaatgtaaatcagtTCATTTACAGGATGAGATAACTTTATCAGGAAAAGTTACTATGGCAGCAGcacaataaaagttaaaaagcacacaaaaaaggaaaacaagcaTAAGAAGACCTATCAAGAATGAATATTCAGGTGTATAAAAATGCATCTCCCCTTTCCTAGTGACTGACCCAGGCAGCGTGATACGCTTTCACCCTGTAAGCCAGGTTTAGAGCCCTGCAGGTGAAGCGGAGGCAGAGCAGTCCGTCTGATGCCAGGGCGCGCGCCAGGGACGCCAGGTGCCTGAAGTTCATGTCTGCGCCTGCGCCGTGTGTGAGTATGACGGCGGTGAGCGCATGCGTGGAAGTGGTCGGGACGCTCCACGCCGCATCCAGAATCTTGGTCCCAAACGGAATCTTCACGGTTTCCTGTGATCGACAGGGCGGACACCTTAAAAAGTTCACACGAACAATAACGACGTTTTGTTTGCGCGTAAAACCACGCCCACTGGTTCATCTCGCGGGTAAAGTCTCGGTTTAGCATGCAGACCTGAGCTTCTACTTGTCAACTGATAAACGTAACCCGACTTGCAACCCAATTTACGAGATTTACCTCGAAAAACGTGTCCATCGCAACCGAACCGAGCGACCAACTTAATTCACCGACGACAGAAGTGGAAAGTGCGACACCTAGTGTTTCAAAAGATTCATTACACCTTTTCCATGTTTCTGGGCTTTGTGACGTGAAGAGCAAGATCGTAAAAATCTAGCGCTTGTCATGCAATTAGAGTacacattcaataaaaaaacaatacatttgtaatttctgtttttgcct contains:
- the tex30 gene encoding testis-expressed protein 30; translation: MDTFFEETVKIPFGTKILDAAWSVPTTSTHALTAVILTHGAGADMNFRHLASLARALASDGLLCLRFTCRALNLAYRVKAYHAAWNYLKSQGKFAVKSIYLGGRSMGGRAAAALARQLSQDGDDAPQGLICLSFPLHPPAQSHAHLQRSEDLRMLPASIPVLFVSGTEDDMCDRDLFNKMMKDMEAPTEVFWLQGGSHGLAVRGRSEESIMDEVNQKVISWISEM